One part of the Sorangiineae bacterium MSr11954 genome encodes these proteins:
- a CDS encoding NAD(P)-dependent alcohol dehydrogenase, with amino-acid sequence MKAWIIDGKFGFDALKIVERETPKPRRGEVLVRVRAASLNYRDLTFVEGNANPDHPLPLIPVADGAGEVAAVGEGVTRAKVGDRVTWTFASWLGGRPTTTNMFDATPGGLYVLGLGRPPTQGALAEYAVFDQERIVHIPEHLSFEEASTLPIAGVTAWHALFGEHPVRSGDTVLVQGTGGVATFAIQLARAAGARVIVTSSSDEKLARAREIGAHEGINYKKTPAWDQRALELTDGRGVDVVVDVSGAELGRSVNALRVDGQVSVIGFLSGFAAQVDILPLLMKNARIQGIFVGPRDWFEDLNSALVRHRIHPIIDRTYPFEKAAEAIAQLRSGNYVGKLVIKGV; translated from the coding sequence ATGAAAGCTTGGATCATCGACGGCAAATTCGGATTCGACGCGCTCAAGATCGTGGAGCGCGAGACCCCGAAGCCGCGCCGCGGAGAGGTGCTGGTCCGCGTGCGCGCGGCGTCGCTCAATTACCGCGATCTCACCTTCGTCGAGGGCAACGCCAACCCGGACCACCCGCTGCCTTTGATCCCCGTCGCCGACGGCGCCGGCGAGGTCGCGGCCGTGGGCGAGGGTGTGACGCGCGCCAAGGTGGGCGATCGGGTGACGTGGACCTTCGCGAGCTGGCTCGGTGGCCGCCCCACCACGACCAACATGTTCGACGCCACCCCCGGCGGTCTCTATGTGCTCGGCCTGGGACGCCCTCCCACCCAGGGCGCGCTCGCCGAGTACGCCGTCTTCGACCAGGAGCGCATCGTCCACATCCCGGAGCACCTGTCGTTCGAAGAGGCCTCCACCTTGCCCATCGCGGGCGTCACCGCATGGCACGCGCTCTTCGGCGAGCACCCGGTGCGGTCCGGCGACACCGTGCTCGTGCAAGGCACGGGCGGCGTGGCCACCTTCGCCATCCAGCTCGCGCGCGCGGCCGGCGCGCGGGTCATCGTCACGTCCAGCAGCGACGAGAAGCTCGCCCGGGCGCGCGAGATCGGCGCGCACGAGGGCATCAACTACAAGAAGACGCCGGCGTGGGATCAGCGCGCGCTCGAGCTGACGGACGGCCGCGGGGTCGACGTCGTGGTCGATGTGAGCGGCGCGGAGCTCGGACGCTCGGTGAACGCCCTGCGCGTGGACGGGCAGGTGAGCGTCATCGGCTTCCTCTCCGGCTTCGCGGCGCAGGTGGACATCCTGCCGCTCCTGATGAAGAACGCCCGCATCCAGGGCATCTTCGTGGGCCCCCGCGACTGGTTCGAGGACTTGAACAGCGCGCTCGTGCGCCATCGCATCCACCCGATCATCGACCGCACCTACCCGTTCGAAAAGGCCGCCGAGGCCATCGCGCAGCTGCGGAGCGGCAACTACGTCGGCAAGCTCGTGATCAAAGGGGTGTAG
- a CDS encoding glutathione S-transferase family protein codes for MGLLIDGAWHTHYARTTKDGRFARPQTQFRHWVTPDGAAGPTGEAGFPAEAGRYHLYVSYACPWASRALILRVLKGLEGLVGLSVVHWFLGEDGWHFDPADGVIPDTVNGVRFLRELYTRADPACSGKVTVPVLWDKKRGTIVNNESADILRMFNRAFDGVGANREDFFPEPLRAEIDRINARIYDTVNDGVYKAGFATSQEAYESAVVPLFETLDWLEERLGRARFLVGARPTEADFRLFTTLVRFDAVYHGHFKCNLRRLLDYPNLWAYTRDLYQWPGVAETVRFDHIKGHYYGSHRNINPTGIVPVGPALDLLEPHDRASKGG; via the coding sequence ATGGGCCTGCTCATCGATGGCGCGTGGCATACACACTACGCGCGCACCACCAAGGACGGTCGCTTCGCGCGCCCGCAAACGCAATTCCGGCATTGGGTGACACCCGATGGCGCGGCCGGTCCCACCGGCGAGGCGGGATTTCCGGCCGAGGCGGGGCGCTACCATCTTTATGTCTCGTACGCCTGCCCATGGGCGAGCCGGGCCTTGATCCTCCGTGTTTTGAAGGGGCTCGAGGGCCTGGTGGGGCTCTCGGTCGTGCATTGGTTTCTGGGGGAGGATGGGTGGCATTTCGATCCAGCCGATGGGGTGATCCCCGACACCGTGAACGGCGTGCGTTTTTTGCGCGAGCTCTACACGCGCGCCGATCCCGCGTGCAGCGGTAAGGTCACCGTGCCCGTGCTCTGGGATAAAAAACGGGGAACCATCGTCAACAATGAATCGGCGGATATCTTGCGCATGTTCAACCGTGCGTTCGATGGGGTCGGCGCCAATCGCGAGGATTTCTTTCCCGAGCCGCTCCGCGCGGAGATCGATCGCATCAATGCGCGGATCTACGACACGGTGAACGACGGCGTGTACAAGGCGGGGTTTGCCACCTCGCAGGAGGCGTACGAATCGGCGGTGGTGCCGCTGTTCGAGACCTTGGATTGGCTGGAGGAGCGCCTCGGCCGCGCGCGCTTTCTCGTGGGGGCGCGCCCCACCGAGGCGGATTTTCGCCTATTCACCACCTTGGTGCGGTTCGACGCCGTTTACCACGGTCACTTCAAGTGCAACCTTCGGCGCCTGCTGGATTATCCGAACCTCTGGGCCTACACACGTGATTTGTACCAGTGGCCGGGTGTGGCCGAGACCGTGCGCTTCGACCACATCAAGGGGCACTATTATGGAAGCCACCGGAACATCAACCCTACGGGAATCGTGCCGGTGGGCCCTGCGCTCGACCTGCTCGAGCCGCACGATCGCGCCTCGAAAGGCGGTTGA
- a CDS encoding histidine kinase — MRRSRATWLWMMLGWAALALLKLLEVQMYLHAPLWRVALAELPARGLWILGTPFIFAWSERYRLQRPLHLRAALAHLAALATIHFTFVVLWTATNRWVAVRPVPRAFEPDLFSWMPMSILCYGLTAAVATAWRLGQESAERAKRESELSAALDRAQLSALRAQLHPHFLFNALNTAVALNRDGQAAEATRVLLLLSDILRQVLSRSEQQTVALRDEIAFLERYLELQRIRFGERLLVHWEIDAATRDVQVPHFVLQPLVENAIRHGLARKQGAGEVLVRARIQSNVLELCVMDDGVGPGAAAKPAVQGGVGLSNTRARLVRLYGEQASATLSPRATGGAEACVRIPLGASSGSGASSGSGSAEASPALAAPAASAPSVTSATPL, encoded by the coding sequence ATGCGGCGTTCGCGTGCCACGTGGCTGTGGATGATGCTGGGCTGGGCGGCGCTCGCCTTGCTCAAGCTTCTGGAGGTGCAGATGTACCTCCATGCACCGCTGTGGCGGGTGGCGCTGGCCGAGCTGCCGGCGCGGGGCCTGTGGATCCTCGGGACCCCCTTTATTTTCGCCTGGAGCGAGCGCTATCGGCTCCAGCGCCCGCTGCACCTGCGCGCGGCCCTGGCGCATCTTGCTGCCTTGGCAACGATTCACTTCACCTTCGTCGTCCTCTGGACGGCGACGAATCGGTGGGTGGCCGTGCGCCCCGTTCCGCGCGCGTTCGAGCCGGATCTCTTCAGCTGGATGCCCATGTCGATCCTTTGTTATGGCCTGACGGCGGCGGTGGCCACCGCGTGGCGCCTCGGACAGGAGTCGGCGGAGCGGGCGAAACGGGAGAGCGAGCTCTCGGCGGCGCTCGATCGGGCCCAGCTCTCGGCGCTTCGAGCGCAGCTCCACCCGCACTTCCTCTTCAACGCGCTCAACACGGCGGTGGCGCTCAACCGCGATGGCCAGGCCGCGGAGGCGACGCGGGTGCTCCTGCTCCTGTCGGACATTCTGCGGCAGGTGCTCTCGCGCTCCGAGCAGCAGACGGTGGCCTTGCGCGACGAGATCGCGTTCCTCGAGCGCTACCTGGAGCTGCAGCGCATTCGATTCGGAGAGCGGCTCTTGGTGCACTGGGAAATCGACGCGGCCACCCGCGACGTGCAGGTGCCGCATTTCGTCCTTCAGCCGCTGGTGGAAAATGCCATTCGGCATGGCCTGGCGCGAAAACAAGGCGCGGGCGAGGTGTTGGTGCGCGCCCGCATCCAGTCGAACGTGCTCGAGCTCTGCGTGATGGACGATGGGGTGGGCCCCGGCGCCGCGGCCAAGCCGGCCGTCCAGGGCGGCGTGGGGTTGAGCAACACGCGGGCCCGCCTCGTCCGCCTTTACGGCGAGCAGGCCTCCGCGACTTTGTCACCCCGCGCCACCGGGGGCGCAGAGGCCTGTGTCCGCATTCCGCTGGGCGCGAGCTCGGGCTCGGGCGCGAGCTCGGGCTCGGGCTCGGCCGAGGCATCCCCTGCCCTCGCGGCGCCGGCGGCATCGGCGCCCTCGGTGACCTCGGCTACACCCCTTTGA